A stretch of Stigmatopora argus isolate UIUO_Sarg chromosome 22, RoL_Sarg_1.0, whole genome shotgun sequence DNA encodes these proteins:
- the ccdc169 gene encoding coiled-coil domain-containing protein 169 — translation MNKDERKHETVRLRIELGQEREIRDLLERSVRDLRCTVGELQDRLRGVDEEDNEWKTRYQTQGELNVQLRRQLALVHERLDQLRGKPADPLASIRSYDDLSPGSLRRRLKVLSDNKCQLESQLADCQVHVEEGAKAFHKTNDERRAYLSEMAKLSSTVEAPRRHYSVQPRGATESKARARAPRRESETETDGKKGKGRAADLAAQLKKCRLGSSLKHRVKQ, via the exons ATGAACAAGGATGAACGTAAACATGAGACGGTGCGCCTGCGAATTGAACTGGGACAAGAGCGAGAAATCCG AGACTTGCTGGAGCGCTCGGTTCGGGACCTGCGCTGCACCGTGGGGGAACTTCAGGACAGGCTGCGCGGCGTCGACGAGGAAG ACAACGAGTGGAAGACCCGCTACCAAACTCAGGGAGAGCTCAACGTGCAGCTGCGCAGGCAACTGGCCCTCGTTCACGAGCGGCTGGACCAGCTGCGTGGGAAGCCTGCAG ATCCACTGGCTTCCATCCGATCCTACGACGACCTGTCACCG GGGTCGCTGCGACGTCGCCTCAAAGTGCTGAGCGACAATAAATGCCAGCTGGAGAGTCAACTGGCCGATTGTCAAGTCCACGTGGAAGAGGGGGCCAAG GCCTTCCATAAAACCAACGACGAGAGGCGAGCTTACCTGTCGGAAATGGCCAAG TTGTCTTCCACCGTCGAAGCTCCGAGGAGGCATTACTCCGTGCAGCCGCGGGGGGCAACGGAGAGCAAAGCCAG GGCGAGAGCACCGAGGAGGGAGTCGGAGACGGAGACGGACGGCAAGAAGGGAAAAGGCCGAGCCGCCGACCTCGCCGCCCAATTGAAGAAATGCCGCCTGGGGAGCAGCCTCAAGCATCGCGTCAAGCAGTGA